The following nucleotide sequence is from Peribacillus sp. ACCC06369.
CGGCATTGTACCTCCCTGCTATCCTCTGATAGGCTTCGAGTTCATATATGCCGTCCCTATTAAAATCAACCGGATACAAACCAGATAAAGGATTGACCCATCCTTCTATCGGCGCCTTCAAAACACCATTCTGGTTATAAATTTCAGATAAATATTCCTTCCCCTTATAAGTTAGGTCAAGAATGTACTTTTCATTTAGATAATGACTGTTCACCTTTGCTTTGTATTGATTTTCATAAGCCACATCATACTTATAGTTTTCATTGAATGCATCGGAATCAAAAATCGGCGTGAGTTTACCATTAGAATAAGAAAATACATACGCATAAATAGTACCAGCGCTGCCACCTGTATCAATGACCACTAAAATATCATCCCTCTTGTTACCTGTAAAATCACCAAGCATAAGGGTTGGATTGTATCCTCCGTTATTTTTCAAAGGAACTTGTTCATATTGATTTGTACTCCCATTCCGGATGACTAAAGTTAGGTTTTTCCAAAATGGACTATCGAGGGTTTTATTTGCGGTAAGAAAAACATTGTCCTTTTCACCGTCCCCGTCAATATCGCCTTGCTTTGAAGTTACAATGGTTGATCTGTTCTGATTCATTTCTCTTGAAAGAACTGATTGGAGGCTCACTTGCATTTCTAGCAGTTCCTGTTTTGAAGGATATGGATTTCGGAACGACAAGGCGTTATCAATCGTTTGCAGTGCTTCGTTGGTTAATCCGGCTTTAATCTGAGTCTCAGCCAAACAATACCAATAATAAGGGTCATTCGTTTCTCGTATTTTTGTGGAATAGTAATGAAGCTCTTTTCTGATATCATACGTAACCATCTTCATCCCACCTGCCTTTTTATTCTCAATATAGAATTATATGCAGGAATTTAAGGAATAGCCGTATCTGCAAAACTTGAGGTGGTTAATATGAATTTTCCAAAAAAAATAAAAAATAAAGGAGAATGCAAATTAGACATGTCTCATTTGCATTCTCCTTTTGATTCAATTAAAGCGTCCGATTTTTCTACATTATCGCATTGCATAATACCATTCTATAATCTAATCCGCTTGCTTATATTTATTAAATTTGCTAATATAACTGACGAACGTTCGTTAAATTTGAGGTGATATTATTGAAAAGCAATGAAATTAAAGAAGCCGCTCTAAAGTATTTCACGATTCATGGTTATGAAGGAGCATCCCTTTCTCTGATAGCTGAAGAAGTCGGCATGAAAAAACAATCCATTTACGCCCATTTTAAAGGAAAAGATGATCTTTTTCTAAACGTTTTACGTGATGTGAAAGAGACTGAGCTATCTTCGAAACTCCAATATTTCAGTAAAGTTGATTCAAAAAATCCTGAAAAAGATTTATACGGATTTCTACAATTAATCATCGATCTTTTCCAAAAAAATGAGCATTTAAAATTTTGGCTGCGTATGTCCTTTTTTCCGCCAGCCCATCTTGAAAAAGCTATCGTAGAAGAAGTCATGGATATCGAGGAAAAGGTACAGGCGATACTGGAAAGAAAATTCCAAGATTGGATCAATGCTAAATTAATCGTCGGAGATGCAGCAATAACGCCGACCTATGCTTTTTTGGGAGTAGTCGATTCCATTATGCTGGAGCTTGTATACGGCAATGATGAGAAACGGCTGAAGGACAAATTAGCAGCCTCTTGGAAAGTATTTTGGAGAGGAATTTCACAAAAATGATTTACATAGAAAGAGGTGTTAATACATGAATAAACCAATTAAAGAACAAAAGATGGTATTAATTATTCTTCTAAGCAATATATTCATTGCCTTTCTGGGAATTGGACTCATTATCCCCGTTATGCCATCTTTTATGAATATCATGCATTTATCAGGAAGTACGATGGGCTTTCTTGTTGCCGTATTTGCGGTATCACAACTTGTTATGTCACCATTCGCAGGCCGTTGGGTTGACCGTTATGGCAGAAAGAAAATCATCATTATCGGATTATTCCTTTTTGGTGTTTCAGAACTTATCTTTGGTGTAGGCACGAACGTATCCGTCTTATATATATCAAGGATCCTAGGGGGAATTAGTGCCGCCTTTATTATGCCGGGTGTTACTGCATATGTTGCAGATATTACATCAGTACAAGAAAGGCCAAAAGCAATGGGCTATATTTCAGCCGCCATTAGCTTGGGCTTTATTATAGGACCTGGTATCGGTGGCTTTATTGCAGAATATGGTATACGCTTGCCCTTCTTCCTTGCGGCAGCCATTGCTTTTTTAGCATGCATTACATCCATATTCATTTTAAAAGAGCCTATGACAAAGGAACAGCTTGCAGAAGTTTCTGCTAATACTAAGCAAACAAACTTTTTTGGAGATATAAAAAGATCACTTAATCCGCTTTACTTTATTGCGTTTATCATTGTATTTGTACTCGCTTTTGGTTTATCAGCCTATGAAACTGTTTTTAGCCTATTTTCTGATCATAAATTCGGCTTCACGCCGAAGGATATTGCAACCATCATTACAATAAGCTCAATCTTCGGAGTTGTTGTGCAAGTATTCATGTTTGGAAAACTGGTAGATATCCTCGGTGAAAAGAAGCTGATCCAATTATGTTTAATCATCGGTGCAATATTTGCAGTGGCGTCCATTTTAATCTCCAGCTATTTGGCAGTACTTGTAGTAACTTGCTTCATCTTCCTTGCATTTGACTTGCTTCGTCCGGCATTGACGACATTTTTATCAAAGGCTGCCGGAAAAGAGCAAGGGTTTGTAGCTGGAATGAACTCAACCTATACGAGCTTAGGGAATATCGTCGGACCAGCAATGGGAGGAATACTATTTGACGTAAACATCCACTATCCTTATCTTTTCGCTGCTGTCATTATCGTCATTGGCCTAGGTATTACAGTCATTTGGAAAGAAGACCGATTGGCAGCAAGCTTAGCGGAATAATTTGAAAAGCACGAGGCAGATTGTTCCGAATATGATTTTTTTCAAAGTAGCTTCCTTTTTCGAGCTGGAAAAACTCTTAAACTTGAAAAGTAATATTATACTTTTATCTTTGAACAAAGATCCCTTGTCCATATTAGGCAAGGGATCTTATTTTCTTTAATTAAATTTAAAATATATCGGATATTCCTTATTACTTTAAAAAGGGAGAACCCCTTACCCAATCGCTCTTTTCAGCAATGGGACTCTAATTAGAAAAAGAAAAAAAGAAAAGCCTATCTCACTTTAGATCAAGGAAATAGGCTTTTTAGCTTTTATATTATCCCTTTAATAGCGGCATTCTTACTACTGTCTTTTATCGCTTAAGATAGTCGCTCCAAATTAATTCTGAATTTATATCGATCAGCCCGGTAGACCGATCTGACTACCCCAAGTGGTATATTGGAATCCAGGGTGCTTCTTCGTTCAATCAGCAGTACCGGGGAACCTTCAATTACTTCAAGCATTTCCGCCTCGTTTTTTTGAGCGATGGAGGCTTCAATCACCTGTCTGCTATGCTGAATTTTAAAGCCAAACGTTTTTTGAACATAGTCTTGAATGGAGGTTAAGGCTATTTCTTCCGTTAAATCCAGGGCAAGGTCTTTTGGTATGTATAGTCTTTCATATGCCATCGGCAACTGATCAGCAAGCCTAACACGTATCAGTTCGAAAATAGGATTTCCTGCTTCAACCTCAAGCTTCGCAGCAAGATCATCATCGGCTTTGACCTCGTTAAAACTGATAACTCGTGTACTTGGTTCAAATCCTCTTGAAATCATATCCTCTGAAAAGTTTGTTAATCCAAGGGTTGCTCCAATTTTTGTTGTGCAACGAATGTTCCTTTTCCGCGCTGCCTATATAAATAACCATCATTCACAAGGTTAGAAATGGCCTGTCTCACCGTCATCCTACTTATTTCATATTTTTCGGTGTATTCTTTTTCTGAAGGAATCATCTCTCCTGGCGCCAATTCAAGTTTTTGAATCGCTTCTTTAATCTCCTCTTCAAGTTGATAATAAAGGGGACTCAGAGAATTCTTTTGGATCATTTAGCGTACATCTTCCTTCCATAGTGATGTAATTTTACAAGGCACCCTGATTGGAAACATCTCAAGCTAAAATACCGTTAGTAATAATCTTGTTCGATCCATGCTTTTTAACACGATAAAAATTCCTGTAGATTAGATTCATGTTTCTAAGTATCCAAATTCCTTTTTGTGAATTTCAATACAGATTCCCTTGAACGTTCAATTTCATTTTTATTTTCATTATAGAATTTTGAAACATACGCATAGAAAATAATGCTGACCGTTAGAAATTGTGCAAAAAGCGAACTTGTTGCTGCACTTCGGAATTTAGCCTCTGGTGCACGTACATGCTGGAGGGACATATCAACTTTTTCAGTTAATCCATTGTCCCCCAATCGTGATAAACCAATTGTTTTAATTCCATATGCTTTCGCTATATCAACGAGTTCCAGAATCTCTTCAGTTTCGCCACTATTGGATATACAGAAAAAAACGGTATTCTTTGATGAAGCAGCAAGCGCAGTGGCCGTAATATGCGGGTCTTGATTGGCACTTACAATCTTTCCTAACCGTAACCATTTCTGTGTAATATCTTCAGCAACGAGCCATGATGCTCCTAGTCCATAGACATAAATTACATCTGCACTCCTCATGGTTTCAATAATATTGTCAAGAACGACCTCATCCAAATAATGTGCAGTTTCTTGTATGGCTTGTACGGAATTGGACACTATTTTATTTTTAATGGACGCTATTGGTTCATTAGGCTCAATGTCATGGAATCCTTTTTTCTCCGGTTGGGAAATGAGGGATGATAAAGAAACTTTTAGTTCAGAAAAACTGTTTACTTTTATGGAATGACAAAATCTCGTTACAGCTGAACTGCTGGCATTGGCATGATCAGCTAATTCATGTATCGTCATTCTGATAATATCATTTGGATTTTCTAAGATATATTGTGCAATTTTCCTTTCTGATTTTGGTAATTGGTTCAATAAACTTTCAATTCTTAGGATAATATTTTCAACTTGCATATGATGTAATCTCCTTGATTTTTACTTACTTTAACTGCTCCATTGCTATGTAGTAACAACCTAAGGTAGCAGATACGTCTTCTAAAATAAATTTCACTTTTGGGTTTTCAAGTTTAATATGGTTAATGTAAGAGCTTTGAACCAATGGTATATTTGTCAATATGCTACCTTTAATTGCAATTGTAACATTCTCGCTTAACTTTAACTTATTGATAACCTCAAGCGTCTTTTTGGAAAGGTGGTATCCTGCCTGACGAAGGATATTTTGCGAGAAATCATCGCCTGCATCCGCCTGTTGGACAATCAGGGGGACAAACGCAGCAATCTCGGCTTTCGTCGCGGAATAAATGAATTTCTTCAGTTCCATAACACTGTGGTAGCCCAGTTTTTTAAGTATTGACTCGGTTAAATGGCTATAATTAGATCCTTCATCCTCTTCTTTCGTCATTTTTATAAAAGCTTGCATCGCGATCCAATAGCCACTTCCTTCATCCCCAAGAATGTGTCCCCAGCCACCAGCCGATTTCTCAATACCATTATGGATGCCGATACTTACAGATCCCGTTCCGGATATGGTCAAAATGCCATCTTTTCCTTTTAGTAAAGCAGCATGAGCGATAATTCCATCATTTACAATGGTAAACGGGATAGTAAATGCGCTGCTTATTACACTTTTTATACCCTGTTGATTTTCAACTCCTCCATACCCAGCCAATCCTAAGCAAATGTAACGGCAACTTCCATTATTAATAGCAGCTACGCATTGTTCAATTGCCTGAATAATGTTAGCGATGGCTTGTTTTTCATTTATAAGCAGGTTTCCATACCCCGCTTTGCCTTCACTTATTTTATTACCCGCTAAATCATAAGCCACTGCTTCAGTTTTTGTGCCACCACCGTCTACACCGATAATATAATCCATATCATTCTCCTATTCAAAAAAAGGAAGGAATATCAATGTTCCTTCCCTGAAGATTCTCAATTAATATTGAATTGGAATTTCCCCCATGGCTCCAAATAATCTAACAGAAAAATTTCCTCTTCTGCTATTCTTCCGACTACATTTGTTTTCCCTGAGTTCTTCATTTCTTTCAGTGCAATCTGCAATTCCCCTTTATATTGTCCGTAGAGCTCATTTTCAATTAATATATCACCGCGTCTAATATCAGGCGTAAATGTTGGTTTAAAATCTTCGCTCTTATATTTTACGCGTGATTGAGTCGACCGAATAAGATAATCGGATACATCTCCACGGTAAAAATGAAATTCTTCCAATACTATTTTTTTCTCTAAATCTGTTATGGCTTCGTGAAGGTTAACATTAAATGTTAACAGACCGCTGTTTAACAAGCTAAGCTGTTTCAATTCATCTTCGGAGGCGTAGGCATTTGCAATAATTACATCATCGATTAATCCTGTCGCATACAAGTGTTTCGCTTGTGTTGTAATGGGCAATTCCCGGTGCATTTCTATTGTACATAATCCTTCCGTTATCGGCCAAGGTCCGTAAGTTGCTGCATGTGAGCTAATGAAAGCTGCCGTGCGGATATTGTGCTTTTTGAATGACTCACAGCATTTTATAAAATGAGGATAGCTCAATCCCGCATAGCGATGCGGATAGAAGTTATGTGATCCAACTAAATTTTCTTTATTAGGTTTGTAATCCATAATATTTTCTAAATATTTCGTTGCGTTGCTCATGTTTATTTCAATTTTCAGATCATAGGGATTATGTGTCATAATCGACTCTTCGTTACCTGTAAAACCCATGTCCAGCCTGATTCCATACGCACCTAATTCTGCAAAAAACGATAAGTCATTATAAGAAATGCCTAGCGCCCCAAATACCCGGGGTGCAATATCGACCATCACTTCCATATTCAATTGATTGGCATATACAATCGTTTCTTTAAATTCTTTTAAAATCTTCTCTTTGTCACCTTCAACAGAAAGCAAGCAAGTAAAGATCTTTTTGAATCCATATTTGTGTGCAAGTGCAATGTATTCGATGTCTTTTTCTACGGTTGAATGTTCTGGATAGATGGATATACCGAGTTTACCCATTGTTTAATCACCTCTTCGTTACTGTTGTGGGGCTAGCTTTTTTACAATGCGGATCATATGTTCAATTAGTTTTTGTTCACTCATTGCCGTCATCAAGTGGTCCTGAGCATGAATCATCAATAAAGTTTTTTCACTTGGAACTCCATTCAATTCTGCTTGAATTAGCTTGGTTTGTGTCTTATGTGCCAAGTTCAATTCTTCCTGACCTTGTTTAATTAGTTCTTCTGCTTTTTCAAAATTAAATTCTTCCGTTTCTTTCAATGCTTCGAATGCTAATCCTCTAGCATTTCCGCTATGTGAAATTATTTCAAAAATTTCCATTTCGTTATTGTTCATTTCAGTTGACATATCATTACACTCCTATTTATGTTAGATTATTAGATTCCTGTATTCCATATTCAATGTTTGAAAACTCTTCACTGGATGTAAGAAACTGTACTTTCATTGAAGAATCGCGGCAAGTATTCTTCATGCGCCTTTAATAGTTTTTGTAAAACCAATTCAGCTAGATCATCACTTGGAATAAGTGGGTTGATCGTTAAAGCTAATAACGCTTTATCATACGACCCTGTAACAGCTGCCTCTGCACCTATCCTTTCAAATGATTTGATCTGTTGTATTAAGCCTTGCACTTGTACGGGTAATTTACCCATTGTCAATGGAATTGGTCCATTTTTGGTGACGATACAGCTCACTTCGACTGCTGAATCATAATCAATATCAGTAAGCGATCCTTTGTTTTGGACATTTAACACTTGAATGTCTTTTTTATCATTATAAATAGAAGAAATGACGTTGCACGCTGCATCGCTATAGTAAGCTCCACCGCGTTGCTCTAATTGTGGAGGCTTGATGTCAAGGTTTTCATCTTTGTATAGGTCAAACAAACCTTCTTCTAATTTTTTCACGATTTCAGCTCGAGTTTTCCCTGCTTTGAATGCTTCCAGCTCTTCTTCCAAAATCGTTTTTGTTTTGTAATAATAGCGATGGTACGGGCAAGGCACCACACCTAAAGATTTCAAAAATCTTCTATTCCAAGCCAGAGGAGCAATATTCTTCATCGTCATCTGAATTTTTGGATTACCCAGCATTTCAAGCACTTTATCTGTTACTTCTTGATCATCAACAAACACATGCATCCCGTATACCAAGTGGTTTAACCCAGCGAAATCTATGTGCACTCTCTTCATTTCAACACCCAGCATGTTAGAAATGGACATATGCATATTAAAAGGTACATTGCATACCCCAATGACTTTTTTATGCTT
It contains:
- a CDS encoding VCBS repeat-containing protein produces the protein MQVSLQSVLSREMNQNRSTIVTSKQGDIDGDGEKDNVFLTANKTLDSPFWKNLTLVIRNGSTNQYEQVPLKNNGGYNPTLMLGDFTGNKRDDILVVIDTGGSAGTIYAYVFSYSNGKLTPIFDSDAFNENYKYDVAYENQYKAKVNSHYLNEKYILDLTYKGKEYLSEIYNQNGVLKAPIEGWVNPLSGLYPVDFNRDGIYELEAYQRIAGRYNADSLGFVQTILKWNGQAFVPDRQNVAIFGGGI
- a CDS encoding TetR/AcrR family transcriptional regulator, whose product is MKSNEIKEAALKYFTIHGYEGASLSLIAEEVGMKKQSIYAHFKGKDDLFLNVLRDVKETELSSKLQYFSKVDSKNPEKDLYGFLQLIIDLFQKNEHLKFWLRMSFFPPAHLEKAIVEEVMDIEEKVQAILERKFQDWINAKLIVGDAAITPTYAFLGVVDSIMLELVYGNDEKRLKDKLAASWKVFWRGISQK
- a CDS encoding MFS transporter, which encodes MNKPIKEQKMVLIILLSNIFIAFLGIGLIIPVMPSFMNIMHLSGSTMGFLVAVFAVSQLVMSPFAGRWVDRYGRKKIIIIGLFLFGVSELIFGVGTNVSVLYISRILGGISAAFIMPGVTAYVADITSVQERPKAMGYISAAISLGFIIGPGIGGFIAEYGIRLPFFLAAAIAFLACITSIFILKEPMTKEQLAEVSANTKQTNFFGDIKRSLNPLYFIAFIIVFVLAFGLSAYETVFSLFSDHKFGFTPKDIATIITISSIFGVVVQVFMFGKLVDILGEKKLIQLCLIIGAIFAVASILISSYLAVLVVTCFIFLAFDLLRPALTTFLSKAAGKEQGFVAGMNSTYTSLGNIVGPAMGGILFDVNIHYPYLFAAVIIVIGLGITVIWKEDRLAASLAE
- a CDS encoding MurR/RpiR family transcriptional regulator produces the protein MQVENIILRIESLLNQLPKSERKIAQYILENPNDIIRMTIHELADHANASSSAVTRFCHSIKVNSFSELKVSLSSLISQPEKKGFHDIEPNEPIASIKNKIVSNSVQAIQETAHYLDEVVLDNIIETMRSADVIYVYGLGASWLVAEDITQKWLRLGKIVSANQDPHITATALAASSKNTVFFCISNSGETEEILELVDIAKAYGIKTIGLSRLGDNGLTEKVDMSLQHVRAPEAKFRSAATSSLFAQFLTVSIIFYAYVSKFYNENKNEIERSRESVLKFTKRNLDT
- a CDS encoding BadF/BadG/BcrA/BcrD ATPase family protein; translated protein: MDYIIGVDGGGTKTEAVAYDLAGNKISEGKAGYGNLLINEKQAIANIIQAIEQCVAAINNGSCRYICLGLAGYGGVENQQGIKSVISSAFTIPFTIVNDGIIAHAALLKGKDGILTISGTGSVSIGIHNGIEKSAGGWGHILGDEGSGYWIAMQAFIKMTKEEDEGSNYSHLTESILKKLGYHSVMELKKFIYSATKAEIAAFVPLIVQQADAGDDFSQNILRQAGYHLSKKTLEVINKLKLSENVTIAIKGSILTNIPLVQSSYINHIKLENPKVKFILEDVSATLGCYYIAMEQLK
- a CDS encoding MupG family TIM beta-alpha barrel fold protein produces the protein MGKLGISIYPEHSTVEKDIEYIALAHKYGFKKIFTCLLSVEGDKEKILKEFKETIVYANQLNMEVMVDIAPRVFGALGISYNDLSFFAELGAYGIRLDMGFTGNEESIMTHNPYDLKIEINMSNATKYLENIMDYKPNKENLVGSHNFYPHRYAGLSYPHFIKCCESFKKHNIRTAAFISSHAATYGPWPITEGLCTIEMHRELPITTQAKHLYATGLIDDVIIANAYASEDELKQLSLLNSGLLTFNVNLHEAITDLEKKIVLEEFHFYRGDVSDYLIRSTQSRVKYKSEDFKPTFTPDIRRGDILIENELYGQYKGELQIALKEMKNSGKTNVVGRIAEEEIFLLDYLEPWGKFQFNIN
- a CDS encoding PTS lactose/cellobiose transporter subunit IIA, which translates into the protein MSTEMNNNEMEIFEIISHSGNARGLAFEALKETEEFNFEKAEELIKQGQEELNLAHKTQTKLIQAELNGVPSEKTLLMIHAQDHLMTAMSEQKLIEHMIRIVKKLAPQQ
- a CDS encoding 6-phospho-beta-glucosidase, which translates into the protein MEMNKGVKIATIGGGSSYTPELIEGFIKRFDELPIRELWLVDIEAGKEKLEIVGTLARRMVEKAGIPMEIHLTLDRRQALQNADFVTTQMRVGLLDARIKDERIPLELGLIGQETNGAGGLSKALRTIPILLEIAEEMQELCPDAWLINFTNPAGMVTEALLRYSKHKKVIGVCNVPFNMHMSISNMLGVEMKRVHIDFAGLNHLVYGMHVFVDDQEVTDKVLEMLGNPKIQMTMKNIAPLAWNRRFLKSLGVVPCPYHRYYYKTKTILEEELEAFKAGKTRAEIVKKLEEGLFDLYKDENLDIKPPQLEQRGGAYYSDAACNVISSIYNDKKDIQVLNVQNKGSLTDIDYDSAVEVSCIVTKNGPIPLTMGKLPVQVQGLIQQIKSFERIGAEAAVTGSYDKALLALTINPLIPSDDLAELVLQKLLKAHEEYLPRFFNESTVSYIQ